A region of Chelonoidis abingdonii isolate Lonesome George chromosome 8, CheloAbing_2.0, whole genome shotgun sequence DNA encodes the following proteins:
- the FBXO45 gene encoding LOW QUALITY PROTEIN: F-box/SPRY domain-containing protein 1 (The sequence of the model RefSeq protein was modified relative to this genomic sequence to represent the inferred CDS: inserted 2 bases in 1 codon; deleted 3 bases in 3 codons; substituted 2 bases at 2 genomic stop codons) — MAAGGAARGAGWRLPGRVLELVFSYXELRSCASCALVCRLWHHVLHGDENSEVWRSRGGGWTPAACEEALAHXHLCNVPTYQGQRXVRAFQHAFSTNDCSRNVYIKKNGFTLHRNPIAQSTDGARTKIGFSEGRHAWEVWWEGPLGTVAVIGIATKRAPMQCQGYVALLGSDDQSWGWNLVDNNLLHNGEVNGSFPQCNNAPKYQIGERIRVILDMEDKTLAFERGYEFLGVAFRGLPKACLYPAVSAVYGNTEVTLVYLGKPLDG, encoded by the exons ATGGCGGCGGGCGGCGCGGCGCGGGGGGCAGGCTGGCGGCTGCCCGGGCGG GTGCTGGAGCTGGTGTTCTCCTA GGAGCTGCGGAGCTGCGCAAGCTGCGCGCTGGTATGCCGGCTGTGGCAC CACGTCCTGCATGGCGACGAGAACAGCGAGGTG TGGCGCAGCCGAGGGGGGGGGTGGACGCCCGCAGCCTGCGAGGAGGCGCTGGCGCACTGACATCTCTGCAACGTGCCCACCTATCAAGGGCAAAGGTGA GTACGGGCCTTTCAGCATGCTTTTAGCACCAATGACTGCTCCAGGAATGTGTACATCAAGAAAAATGGATTTACATTGCACCGGAACCCCATTGCTCAGAGCACAGATGGGGCAAGGACCAAGATTGGTTTCAGCGAGGGTCGTCATGCTTGGGAAGTTTGGTGGGAGGGGCCTCTTGGCACAGTGGCAGTAATTGGCATTGCCACAAAACGGGCTCCCATGCAGTGTCAGGGCTATGTAGCACTGCTGGGCAGTGATGACCAGAGTTGGGGATGGAATCTGGTGGACAATAATTTGCTACATAATGGAGAAGTGAATGGCAGTTTTCCACAGTGCAATAATGCACCAAAATACCAG ATTGGTGAGAGGATTCGAGTCATCTTGGACATGGAAGACAAGACATTAGCCTTTGAGCGGGGCTATGAGTTCTTGGGAGTTGCATTCAGAGGATTGCCAAAGGCCTGCTTATATCCAGCGGTGTCTGCTGTGTATGGTAACACAGAGGTGACTTTGGTCTACCTGGGAAAACCTCTAGATGGATAA
- the WDR53 gene encoding WD repeat-containing protein 53, which yields MAVKWTTGHSSSVLCLNVNKEGLVASGAERGELTIWNEEGIRLGQIQLPRTDDVTCVVFSPTYPSRLYTSHGETISMLDVRSFKGPIECFHVNEEEINCLSVNETDSVLAAADDSGAIKIMNLENKKVSRSLRRHSNICSSVAFRPQRPQSLVSCGLDMKVMLWNLQKARPLWTMTLQENEAEGVEQQSAGQFFNPPLAHSLSVAACGNVFGCGGEDGKIRIFRITGVKFEQELGFKGHTLGVSQVLFLPEVYWLLSGGNDGKVLLWDVSNEAGKQLKSPVKSIHRRKARTPASTKRDGEPKAMVANEHARILPKLSIEHGEKVNWISYAEIKGFRKVLVADQSSCISVYPLIET from the exons ATGGCAGTCAAGTGGACTACTGGACATTCCTCTTCTGTATTGTGCTTGAATGTAAACAAAGAAGGGCTGGTAGCTTccggagcagagagaggagaactCACTATCTGGAATGAAGAGGGGATTCGTTTAGGACAGATACAGCTCCCAAGGACAGATGATGTCACCTGTGTTGTGTTCTCTCCCACCTACCCCAGCAGGCTGTACACCTCCCATGGTGAAACCATTAGCATGTTGGATGTCAGATCCTTTAAGGGGCCAATTGAATGCTTTCATGTGAACGAGGAAGAGATCAATTGCCTGTCAGTGAATGAGACGGACAGTGTCCTGGCCGCTGCAGATGACTCTGgggcaataaaaattatgaaCTTGGAAAACAAGAAAGTCAGCCGGTCCTTGAGGAGGCATTCAAACATCTGCTCCTCTGTTGCCTTTCGACCTCAGCGCCCTCAAAGCCTTGTGTCTTGTGGACTGGACATGAAG GTTATGCTGTGGAACCTACAGAAAGCTCGCCCACTGTGGACCATGACCCTGCAGGAGAACGAAGCAGAAGGAGTggagcagcaatcagctggccAGTTCTTTAATCCTCCCCTAGCCCATTCTCTGTCTGTTGCAGCATGTGGCAATGTCTTTGGTTGTGGAGGTGAAGACGGTAAAATCCGGATCTTCAGGATAACAGGTGTCAAGTTTGAACAGGAGTTGGGATTTAAGGGTCACACACTGGGGGTGTCACAGGTCCTCTTTCTACCAGAAGTATATTGGCTGCTTTCTGGGGGAAATGATGGAAAGGTGTTACTGTGGGATGTCAGCAATGAAGCTGGGAAGCAACTGAAGAGTCCTGTGAAATCCATCCACAGGAGGAAGGCCAGAACACCAGCTTCCACTAAGAGAGATGGAGAGCCCAAAGCAATGGTTGCAAATGAACATGCCAGAATTTTACCAAAACTAAGCATAGAACATGGAGAGAAGGTGAACTGGATTTCATATGCAGAGATCAAAGGCTTCAGGAAGGTATTAGTTGCCGATCAGAGCAGCTGTATATCTGTATATCCTCTGATTGAAACTTAG
- the SMCO1 gene encoding single-pass membrane and coiled-coil domain-containing protein 1 — protein sequence MRMTKEAISLHSLNETLNRVENKLQNVEREFKELNSAMEKLTQKLQFQDKTLEKLVGEDEMWISLLEDRFTSVEINLFYSYVSEILCCLHSCVRAKLPDLAGGLPTLASVMRCKGKNQRIRLVWEAVLEMLGMQEGDVSALCTFFIIHCSEARYYPANQRQKYTSDISMMITKVVKNQILQQSLLCAVQVVETRRAQMDPKKIATHVQK from the exons ATGAGGATGACCAAAGAGGCCATATCTTTGCACTCCCTGAATGAGACATTAAACAG GGTGGAAAACAAGCTGCAGAACGTGGAGAGAGAGTTCAAAGAGCTAAACTCTGCCATGGAGAAACTGACACAGAAGCTGCAGTTTCAGGATAAAACTCTGGAGAAGCTGGTGGGCGAGGATGAGATGTGGATATCCTTGCTGGAGGACAG GTTCACTTCAGTGGAGATAAATCTTTTCTACAGCTATGTCAGTGAAATCCTTTGCTGCTTGCATTCTTGTGTCAGAGCGAAGCTGCCAGATCTGGCGGGAGGCCTCCCCACCTTAGCCTCTGTCATGAGGTGCAAAGGCAAGAACCAGAGAATTAGACTGGTGTGGGAAGCAGTGCTGGAGATGCTGGGGATGCAAGAAGGAGATGTCTCAGCTCTATGCACCTTTTTCATCATACATTGCTCTGAAGCACGGTATTACCCAGCTAACCAGAGGCAAAAGTACACCAGTGATATTAGCATGATGATAACCAAGGTGGTGAAGAACCAGATCCTTCAACAGAGCCTGCTGTGTGCTGTCCAGGTAGTAGAGACTCGCAGAGCACAGATGGATCCAAAAAAGATAGCAACCCATGTCCAAAAATAA